A portion of the Parasteatoda tepidariorum isolate YZ-2023 chromosome 5, CAS_Ptep_4.0, whole genome shotgun sequence genome contains these proteins:
- the LOC107438874 gene encoding uncharacterized protein isoform X3 — MMHVRITIIEKDGNRRPQGSNWSPVTPATPTFAPTKFTPGAPQPSWKPFQASPNVDNNEQDVIRGSVKVDPSGGYVHTFGPPKKDPLPQNVTSNASPSWHHNQSPSRQESVTSPRYVQEIIVPTVNQTNSQAKAPVRQNSYQSNSSQFSPQVQSPAAPTYYQNQNNGYDGSNCFIPQQSPNSFQTTRQTSVPHYNVRQNSVPHQAEIRSPVSNQTNSWSNQNSSPYQQQPSRQSSWNQPSPQVSSPYSPSQQTYLNEPVPVMYRQDSSSNPDCYPTSRQSSFNSPPVLVSTETFKPAPQGSVGGLFSHQNSPSPKIPENAVRYEPVVQNSTPGLQRQSSMQYQPSPKPYTPSPTHSPQPNFNQNSYNPQPNFNQNSSQIIGAPKPFFRQQSGSQAQPWSPGQVDSFPTPPPFSPSVENAGIAWPSSSDLPTPPPPTPPVQSAQVVPPPPPLAAPPPPPPPPPPPPPMPSSAGISQEVPAWKKQIQATKEAKAAAGIPSQTPGTPGGVPEIPAALAGSMKKDKKPFTYLPGGLDLSEIRSPKMQRRLIANQQQAPPPPSCTGQQVLLQPQQPAQPIQNQFDRLNLVDDQSGMATAVQNQRRQSADSQDPRNYGQSRSFRLLQMMTGGDDATDSASPQQVAGPGKREDDEMRFTGLRRPDNPIPSRAFQTLQKMTSGGDESAVYSPSDNRYQEDESQDPNQDGPVDIRYKGGYIPGRSFKMLQEMTGMNEDGTPTGTVVPSVLHQKREQRKPPAHLHLNINQPPPPKQFPQPQVPASQQASEQGPKMYTGGKIPSRSFRMLQAMTGENADGQGEEGTDM; from the exons gAGACCTCAGGGCTCTAATTGGTCCCCAGTCACACCAGCAACTCCTACATTTGCTCCAACTAAATTTACACCTGGAGCTCCACAGCCATCATGGAAACCTTTTCAAGCTTCACCAAATGTGGATAATAATGAGCAGGACGTTATACGAGGTTCTGTAAAAGTTGATCCGTCAGGTGGTTATGTACATACCTTTGGCCCTCCAAAAAAGGATCCCTTACCTCAAAATGTGACCTCAAATGCTTCACCTTCTTGGCATCATAACCAGTCCCCTTCTCGCCAAGAATCAGTGACGTCTCCAAGATATGTTCAAGAAATCATAGTTCCGACTGTAAACCAGACAAATAGTCAAGCTAAGGCGCCAGTGAgacaaaattcttatcaaagtAACTCTAGTCAATTTTCTCCTCAAGTGCAAAGTCCTGCAGCGCCTACTTATTACCAGAATCAAAACAATGGCTACGACGGAAGTAATTGTTTTATACCTCAACAAAGTCCTAACTCGTTTCAAACAACTAGGCAAACTTCAGTACCTCATTATAATGTAAGACAAAACTCTGTCCCTCATCAAGCTGAAATACGAAGCCCTGTTTCAAATCAAACAAATTCTTGGTCTAATCAAAATTCCTCACCCTACCAACAGCAACCATCCAGACAAAGTTCGTGGAATCAGCCATCACCGCAGGTCAGCTCACCGTATTCACCCTCGCAACAAACTTATCTTAATGAACCAGTGCCAGTTATGTATAGGCAAGATTCTTCATCAAATCCTGATTGTTATCCAACCAGTAGACAAAGTTCGTTTAACAGTCCACCTGTTCTGGTATCTACAGAAACTTTTAAACCAGCTCCTCAAGGGTCTGTTGGTGGACTTTTTTCACATCAAAACTCACCATCTCCCAAAATACCTGAAAATGCTGTTCGATATGAGCCCGTTGTCCAAAATTCAACTCCAGGATTACAAAGACAGTCATCAATGCAATATCAACCATCTCCAAAGCCTTACACTCCAAGTCCTACCCATAGTCCACAGCCAAACTTTAACCAAAATTCTTATAATCCGCAAccaaattttaaccaaaattcgTCACAAATAATTGGTGCACCAAAGCCATTTTTTAGACAACAATCTGGATCTCAAGCACAGCCCTGGTCCCCCGGACAAGTTGATTCATTTCCGACACCTCCTCCATTTTCGCCTTCAGTAGAAAATGCTGGTATAGCATGGCCTTCCTCTTCCGATTTACCGACACCTCCTCCGCCGACTCCTCCTGTTCAATCTGCACAAGTTGTACCACCTCCACCACCATTAGCTGCTCCTCCGCCTCCACCACCGCCACCACCTCCTCCACCGCCTATGCCATCTTCAGCTGGTATTAGTCAAGAAGTTCCTGCATGGAAAAAACAAATTCAG gcaACAAAGGAAGCCAAAGCAGCTGCAGGCATTCCTTCCCAAACTCCGGGAACACCCGGAGGGGTTCCAGAAATCCCGGCCGCCCTCGCCGGTAGCATGAAGAAAGACAAAAAGCCTTTTACGTATCTTCCAGGGGGGCTGGACCTCTCAGAGATCCGATCACCAAAGATGCAGCGAAGGCTCATTGCTAATCAGCAACAAGCACCTCCTCCACCGTCCTGTACAGGGCAGCAAGTACTGTTACAGCCTCAACAACCAGCCCAACCTATTCAAAACCAATTCGATAG GTTGAACTTAGTCGATGATCAGAGCGGGATGGCGACCGCTGTACAAAACCAACGCCGACAATCGGCTGACAGTCAAGACCCCAGGAATTATGGACAATCTAGGTCATTCAGGCTACTACAGATGATGACAGGAGGTGATGATGCCACAG ATTCCGCCTCACCCCAGCAAGTTGCAGGGCCTGGCAAACGAGAAGATGACGAGATGCGATTTACCGGACTTAGAAGGCCGGATAATCCCATTCCTTCTCGAGCTTTCCAAACATTACAAAAGATGACATCTGGCGGTGATGAATCTGCTGTATATTCACCATCAG ataatcgTTACCAAGAAGATGAATCTCAAGATCCTAATCAAGATGGACCAGTGGACATTCGATACAAGGGTGGATACATCCCTGGAAGATCTTTCAAGATGCTCCAAGAGATGACAGGAATGAACGAAGACGGAA CTCCCACAGGTACGGTTGTACCATCTGTACTTCATCAAAAGAGAGAACAACGAAAGCCACCGGCGCATCTTCATTTGAACATCAATCAGCCTCCTCCCCCTAAACAATTTCCTCAACCACAAGTCCCGGCTTCTCAACAAGCGTCCGAGCAAGGTCCTAAAATGTACACAGGAGGAAAGATACCGTCAAGGTCTTTCAGAATGCTACAAGCAATGACCGGGGAAAATGCAGATGGCCAAG gtGAAGAAGGTACAGATATGTAG
- the LOC107438874 gene encoding proline-rich protein 36 isoform X1 encodes MANLVNILLQKNDSTVDWGFLLATDLENQMIIKEVSDGSLCSFYMDAGDSVLQVAGRSTKAMTIDKAYHLIKQAGNAVEIIIKKRPQGSNWSPVTPATPTFAPTKFTPGAPQPSWKPFQASPNVDNNEQDVIRGSVKVDPSGGYVHTFGPPKKDPLPQNVTSNASPSWHHNQSPSRQESVTSPRYVQEIIVPTVNQTNSQAKAPVRQNSYQSNSSQFSPQVQSPAAPTYYQNQNNGYDGSNCFIPQQSPNSFQTTRQTSVPHYNVRQNSVPHQAEIRSPVSNQTNSWSNQNSSPYQQQPSRQSSWNQPSPQVSSPYSPSQQTYLNEPVPVMYRQDSSSNPDCYPTSRQSSFNSPPVLVSTETFKPAPQGSVGGLFSHQNSPSPKIPENAVRYEPVVQNSTPGLQRQSSMQYQPSPKPYTPSPTHSPQPNFNQNSYNPQPNFNQNSSQIIGAPKPFFRQQSGSQAQPWSPGQVDSFPTPPPFSPSVENAGIAWPSSSDLPTPPPPTPPVQSAQVVPPPPPLAAPPPPPPPPPPPPPMPSSAGISQEVPAWKKQIQATKEAKAAAGIPSQTPGTPGGVPEIPAALAGSMKKDKKPFTYLPGGLDLSEIRSPKMQRRLIANQQQAPPPPSCTGQQVLLQPQQPAQPIQNQFDRLNLVDDQSGMATAVQNQRRQSADSQDPRNYGQSRSFRLLQMMTGGDDATDSASPQQVAGPGKREDDEMRFTGLRRPDNPIPSRAFQTLQKMTSGGDESAVYSPSDNRYQEDESQDPNQDGPVDIRYKGGYIPGRSFKMLQEMTGMNEDGTPTGTVVPSVLHQKREQRKPPAHLHLNINQPPPPKQFPQPQVPASQQASEQGPKMYTGGKIPSRSFRMLQAMTGENADGQGEEGTDM; translated from the exons gAGACCTCAGGGCTCTAATTGGTCCCCAGTCACACCAGCAACTCCTACATTTGCTCCAACTAAATTTACACCTGGAGCTCCACAGCCATCATGGAAACCTTTTCAAGCTTCACCAAATGTGGATAATAATGAGCAGGACGTTATACGAGGTTCTGTAAAAGTTGATCCGTCAGGTGGTTATGTACATACCTTTGGCCCTCCAAAAAAGGATCCCTTACCTCAAAATGTGACCTCAAATGCTTCACCTTCTTGGCATCATAACCAGTCCCCTTCTCGCCAAGAATCAGTGACGTCTCCAAGATATGTTCAAGAAATCATAGTTCCGACTGTAAACCAGACAAATAGTCAAGCTAAGGCGCCAGTGAgacaaaattcttatcaaagtAACTCTAGTCAATTTTCTCCTCAAGTGCAAAGTCCTGCAGCGCCTACTTATTACCAGAATCAAAACAATGGCTACGACGGAAGTAATTGTTTTATACCTCAACAAAGTCCTAACTCGTTTCAAACAACTAGGCAAACTTCAGTACCTCATTATAATGTAAGACAAAACTCTGTCCCTCATCAAGCTGAAATACGAAGCCCTGTTTCAAATCAAACAAATTCTTGGTCTAATCAAAATTCCTCACCCTACCAACAGCAACCATCCAGACAAAGTTCGTGGAATCAGCCATCACCGCAGGTCAGCTCACCGTATTCACCCTCGCAACAAACTTATCTTAATGAACCAGTGCCAGTTATGTATAGGCAAGATTCTTCATCAAATCCTGATTGTTATCCAACCAGTAGACAAAGTTCGTTTAACAGTCCACCTGTTCTGGTATCTACAGAAACTTTTAAACCAGCTCCTCAAGGGTCTGTTGGTGGACTTTTTTCACATCAAAACTCACCATCTCCCAAAATACCTGAAAATGCTGTTCGATATGAGCCCGTTGTCCAAAATTCAACTCCAGGATTACAAAGACAGTCATCAATGCAATATCAACCATCTCCAAAGCCTTACACTCCAAGTCCTACCCATAGTCCACAGCCAAACTTTAACCAAAATTCTTATAATCCGCAAccaaattttaaccaaaattcgTCACAAATAATTGGTGCACCAAAGCCATTTTTTAGACAACAATCTGGATCTCAAGCACAGCCCTGGTCCCCCGGACAAGTTGATTCATTTCCGACACCTCCTCCATTTTCGCCTTCAGTAGAAAATGCTGGTATAGCATGGCCTTCCTCTTCCGATTTACCGACACCTCCTCCGCCGACTCCTCCTGTTCAATCTGCACAAGTTGTACCACCTCCACCACCATTAGCTGCTCCTCCGCCTCCACCACCGCCACCACCTCCTCCACCGCCTATGCCATCTTCAGCTGGTATTAGTCAAGAAGTTCCTGCATGGAAAAAACAAATTCAG gcaACAAAGGAAGCCAAAGCAGCTGCAGGCATTCCTTCCCAAACTCCGGGAACACCCGGAGGGGTTCCAGAAATCCCGGCCGCCCTCGCCGGTAGCATGAAGAAAGACAAAAAGCCTTTTACGTATCTTCCAGGGGGGCTGGACCTCTCAGAGATCCGATCACCAAAGATGCAGCGAAGGCTCATTGCTAATCAGCAACAAGCACCTCCTCCACCGTCCTGTACAGGGCAGCAAGTACTGTTACAGCCTCAACAACCAGCCCAACCTATTCAAAACCAATTCGATAG GTTGAACTTAGTCGATGATCAGAGCGGGATGGCGACCGCTGTACAAAACCAACGCCGACAATCGGCTGACAGTCAAGACCCCAGGAATTATGGACAATCTAGGTCATTCAGGCTACTACAGATGATGACAGGAGGTGATGATGCCACAG ATTCCGCCTCACCCCAGCAAGTTGCAGGGCCTGGCAAACGAGAAGATGACGAGATGCGATTTACCGGACTTAGAAGGCCGGATAATCCCATTCCTTCTCGAGCTTTCCAAACATTACAAAAGATGACATCTGGCGGTGATGAATCTGCTGTATATTCACCATCAG ataatcgTTACCAAGAAGATGAATCTCAAGATCCTAATCAAGATGGACCAGTGGACATTCGATACAAGGGTGGATACATCCCTGGAAGATCTTTCAAGATGCTCCAAGAGATGACAGGAATGAACGAAGACGGAA CTCCCACAGGTACGGTTGTACCATCTGTACTTCATCAAAAGAGAGAACAACGAAAGCCACCGGCGCATCTTCATTTGAACATCAATCAGCCTCCTCCCCCTAAACAATTTCCTCAACCACAAGTCCCGGCTTCTCAACAAGCGTCCGAGCAAGGTCCTAAAATGTACACAGGAGGAAAGATACCGTCAAGGTCTTTCAGAATGCTACAAGCAATGACCGGGGAAAATGCAGATGGCCAAG gtGAAGAAGGTACAGATATGTAG
- the LOC107438874 gene encoding uncharacterized protein isoform X4: MKLKSTDLNTFRRPQGSNWSPVTPATPTFAPTKFTPGAPQPSWKPFQASPNVDNNEQDVIRGSVKVDPSGGYVHTFGPPKKDPLPQNVTSNASPSWHHNQSPSRQESVTSPRYVQEIIVPTVNQTNSQAKAPVRQNSYQSNSSQFSPQVQSPAAPTYYQNQNNGYDGSNCFIPQQSPNSFQTTRQTSVPHYNVRQNSVPHQAEIRSPVSNQTNSWSNQNSSPYQQQPSRQSSWNQPSPQVSSPYSPSQQTYLNEPVPVMYRQDSSSNPDCYPTSRQSSFNSPPVLVSTETFKPAPQGSVGGLFSHQNSPSPKIPENAVRYEPVVQNSTPGLQRQSSMQYQPSPKPYTPSPTHSPQPNFNQNSYNPQPNFNQNSSQIIGAPKPFFRQQSGSQAQPWSPGQVDSFPTPPPFSPSVENAGIAWPSSSDLPTPPPPTPPVQSAQVVPPPPPLAAPPPPPPPPPPPPPMPSSAGISQEVPAWKKQIQATKEAKAAAGIPSQTPGTPGGVPEIPAALAGSMKKDKKPFTYLPGGLDLSEIRSPKMQRRLIANQQQAPPPPSCTGQQVLLQPQQPAQPIQNQFDRLNLVDDQSGMATAVQNQRRQSADSQDPRNYGQSRSFRLLQMMTGGDDATDSASPQQVAGPGKREDDEMRFTGLRRPDNPIPSRAFQTLQKMTSGGDESAVYSPSDNRYQEDESQDPNQDGPVDIRYKGGYIPGRSFKMLQEMTGMNEDGTPTGTVVPSVLHQKREQRKPPAHLHLNINQPPPPKQFPQPQVPASQQASEQGPKMYTGGKIPSRSFRMLQAMTGENADGQGEEGTDM, encoded by the exons ATGAAATTGAAATCCACTGATTTGAACACTTTTAG gAGACCTCAGGGCTCTAATTGGTCCCCAGTCACACCAGCAACTCCTACATTTGCTCCAACTAAATTTACACCTGGAGCTCCACAGCCATCATGGAAACCTTTTCAAGCTTCACCAAATGTGGATAATAATGAGCAGGACGTTATACGAGGTTCTGTAAAAGTTGATCCGTCAGGTGGTTATGTACATACCTTTGGCCCTCCAAAAAAGGATCCCTTACCTCAAAATGTGACCTCAAATGCTTCACCTTCTTGGCATCATAACCAGTCCCCTTCTCGCCAAGAATCAGTGACGTCTCCAAGATATGTTCAAGAAATCATAGTTCCGACTGTAAACCAGACAAATAGTCAAGCTAAGGCGCCAGTGAgacaaaattcttatcaaagtAACTCTAGTCAATTTTCTCCTCAAGTGCAAAGTCCTGCAGCGCCTACTTATTACCAGAATCAAAACAATGGCTACGACGGAAGTAATTGTTTTATACCTCAACAAAGTCCTAACTCGTTTCAAACAACTAGGCAAACTTCAGTACCTCATTATAATGTAAGACAAAACTCTGTCCCTCATCAAGCTGAAATACGAAGCCCTGTTTCAAATCAAACAAATTCTTGGTCTAATCAAAATTCCTCACCCTACCAACAGCAACCATCCAGACAAAGTTCGTGGAATCAGCCATCACCGCAGGTCAGCTCACCGTATTCACCCTCGCAACAAACTTATCTTAATGAACCAGTGCCAGTTATGTATAGGCAAGATTCTTCATCAAATCCTGATTGTTATCCAACCAGTAGACAAAGTTCGTTTAACAGTCCACCTGTTCTGGTATCTACAGAAACTTTTAAACCAGCTCCTCAAGGGTCTGTTGGTGGACTTTTTTCACATCAAAACTCACCATCTCCCAAAATACCTGAAAATGCTGTTCGATATGAGCCCGTTGTCCAAAATTCAACTCCAGGATTACAAAGACAGTCATCAATGCAATATCAACCATCTCCAAAGCCTTACACTCCAAGTCCTACCCATAGTCCACAGCCAAACTTTAACCAAAATTCTTATAATCCGCAAccaaattttaaccaaaattcgTCACAAATAATTGGTGCACCAAAGCCATTTTTTAGACAACAATCTGGATCTCAAGCACAGCCCTGGTCCCCCGGACAAGTTGATTCATTTCCGACACCTCCTCCATTTTCGCCTTCAGTAGAAAATGCTGGTATAGCATGGCCTTCCTCTTCCGATTTACCGACACCTCCTCCGCCGACTCCTCCTGTTCAATCTGCACAAGTTGTACCACCTCCACCACCATTAGCTGCTCCTCCGCCTCCACCACCGCCACCACCTCCTCCACCGCCTATGCCATCTTCAGCTGGTATTAGTCAAGAAGTTCCTGCATGGAAAAAACAAATTCAG gcaACAAAGGAAGCCAAAGCAGCTGCAGGCATTCCTTCCCAAACTCCGGGAACACCCGGAGGGGTTCCAGAAATCCCGGCCGCCCTCGCCGGTAGCATGAAGAAAGACAAAAAGCCTTTTACGTATCTTCCAGGGGGGCTGGACCTCTCAGAGATCCGATCACCAAAGATGCAGCGAAGGCTCATTGCTAATCAGCAACAAGCACCTCCTCCACCGTCCTGTACAGGGCAGCAAGTACTGTTACAGCCTCAACAACCAGCCCAACCTATTCAAAACCAATTCGATAG GTTGAACTTAGTCGATGATCAGAGCGGGATGGCGACCGCTGTACAAAACCAACGCCGACAATCGGCTGACAGTCAAGACCCCAGGAATTATGGACAATCTAGGTCATTCAGGCTACTACAGATGATGACAGGAGGTGATGATGCCACAG ATTCCGCCTCACCCCAGCAAGTTGCAGGGCCTGGCAAACGAGAAGATGACGAGATGCGATTTACCGGACTTAGAAGGCCGGATAATCCCATTCCTTCTCGAGCTTTCCAAACATTACAAAAGATGACATCTGGCGGTGATGAATCTGCTGTATATTCACCATCAG ataatcgTTACCAAGAAGATGAATCTCAAGATCCTAATCAAGATGGACCAGTGGACATTCGATACAAGGGTGGATACATCCCTGGAAGATCTTTCAAGATGCTCCAAGAGATGACAGGAATGAACGAAGACGGAA CTCCCACAGGTACGGTTGTACCATCTGTACTTCATCAAAAGAGAGAACAACGAAAGCCACCGGCGCATCTTCATTTGAACATCAATCAGCCTCCTCCCCCTAAACAATTTCCTCAACCACAAGTCCCGGCTTCTCAACAAGCGTCCGAGCAAGGTCCTAAAATGTACACAGGAGGAAAGATACCGTCAAGGTCTTTCAGAATGCTACAAGCAATGACCGGGGAAAATGCAGATGGCCAAG gtGAAGAAGGTACAGATATGTAG
- the LOC107438874 gene encoding proline-rich protein 36 isoform X2 — translation MANLVNILLQKNDSTVDWGFLLATDLENQMIIKEVLDGSLCSFYMDAGDSVLQVAGRSTKAMTIDKAYHLIRQAGNAVEIIIKKRPQGSNWSPVTPATPTFAPTKFTPGAPQPSWKPFQASPNVDNNEQDVIRGSVKVDPSGGYVHTFGPPKKDPLPQNVTSNASPSWHHNQSPSRQESVTSPRYVQEIIVPTVNQTNSQAKAPVRQNSYQSNSSQFSPQVQSPAAPTYYQNQNNGYDGSNCFIPQQSPNSFQTTRQTSVPHYNVRQNSVPHQAEIRSPVSNQTNSWSNQNSSPYQQQPSRQSSWNQPSPQVSSPYSPSQQTYLNEPVPVMYRQDSSSNPDCYPTSRQSSFNSPPVLVSTETFKPAPQGSVGGLFSHQNSPSPKIPENAVRYEPVVQNSTPGLQRQSSMQYQPSPKPYTPSPTHSPQPNFNQNSYNPQPNFNQNSSQIIGAPKPFFRQQSGSQAQPWSPGQVDSFPTPPPFSPSVENAGIAWPSSSDLPTPPPPTPPVQSAQVVPPPPPLAAPPPPPPPPPPPPPMPSSAGISQEVPAWKKQIQATKEAKAAAGIPSQTPGTPGGVPEIPAALAGSMKKDKKPFTYLPGGLDLSEIRSPKMQRRLIANQQQAPPPPSCTGQQVLLQPQQPAQPIQNQFDRLNLVDDQSGMATAVQNQRRQSADSQDPRNYGQSRSFRLLQMMTGGDDATDSASPQQVAGPGKREDDEMRFTGLRRPDNPIPSRAFQTLQKMTSGGDESAVYSPSDNRYQEDESQDPNQDGPVDIRYKGGYIPGRSFKMLQEMTGMNEDGTPTGTVVPSVLHQKREQRKPPAHLHLNINQPPPPKQFPQPQVPASQQASEQGPKMYTGGKIPSRSFRMLQAMTGENADGQGEEGTDM, via the exons gAGACCTCAGGGCTCTAATTGGTCCCCAGTCACACCAGCAACTCCTACATTTGCTCCAACTAAATTTACACCTGGAGCTCCACAGCCATCATGGAAACCTTTTCAAGCTTCACCAAATGTGGATAATAATGAGCAGGACGTTATACGAGGTTCTGTAAAAGTTGATCCGTCAGGTGGTTATGTACATACCTTTGGCCCTCCAAAAAAGGATCCCTTACCTCAAAATGTGACCTCAAATGCTTCACCTTCTTGGCATCATAACCAGTCCCCTTCTCGCCAAGAATCAGTGACGTCTCCAAGATATGTTCAAGAAATCATAGTTCCGACTGTAAACCAGACAAATAGTCAAGCTAAGGCGCCAGTGAgacaaaattcttatcaaagtAACTCTAGTCAATTTTCTCCTCAAGTGCAAAGTCCTGCAGCGCCTACTTATTACCAGAATCAAAACAATGGCTACGACGGAAGTAATTGTTTTATACCTCAACAAAGTCCTAACTCGTTTCAAACAACTAGGCAAACTTCAGTACCTCATTATAATGTAAGACAAAACTCTGTCCCTCATCAAGCTGAAATACGAAGCCCTGTTTCAAATCAAACAAATTCTTGGTCTAATCAAAATTCCTCACCCTACCAACAGCAACCATCCAGACAAAGTTCGTGGAATCAGCCATCACCGCAGGTCAGCTCACCGTATTCACCCTCGCAACAAACTTATCTTAATGAACCAGTGCCAGTTATGTATAGGCAAGATTCTTCATCAAATCCTGATTGTTATCCAACCAGTAGACAAAGTTCGTTTAACAGTCCACCTGTTCTGGTATCTACAGAAACTTTTAAACCAGCTCCTCAAGGGTCTGTTGGTGGACTTTTTTCACATCAAAACTCACCATCTCCCAAAATACCTGAAAATGCTGTTCGATATGAGCCCGTTGTCCAAAATTCAACTCCAGGATTACAAAGACAGTCATCAATGCAATATCAACCATCTCCAAAGCCTTACACTCCAAGTCCTACCCATAGTCCACAGCCAAACTTTAACCAAAATTCTTATAATCCGCAAccaaattttaaccaaaattcgTCACAAATAATTGGTGCACCAAAGCCATTTTTTAGACAACAATCTGGATCTCAAGCACAGCCCTGGTCCCCCGGACAAGTTGATTCATTTCCGACACCTCCTCCATTTTCGCCTTCAGTAGAAAATGCTGGTATAGCATGGCCTTCCTCTTCCGATTTACCGACACCTCCTCCGCCGACTCCTCCTGTTCAATCTGCACAAGTTGTACCACCTCCACCACCATTAGCTGCTCCTCCGCCTCCACCACCGCCACCACCTCCTCCACCGCCTATGCCATCTTCAGCTGGTATTAGTCAAGAAGTTCCTGCATGGAAAAAACAAATTCAG gcaACAAAGGAAGCCAAAGCAGCTGCAGGCATTCCTTCCCAAACTCCGGGAACACCCGGAGGGGTTCCAGAAATCCCGGCCGCCCTCGCCGGTAGCATGAAGAAAGACAAAAAGCCTTTTACGTATCTTCCAGGGGGGCTGGACCTCTCAGAGATCCGATCACCAAAGATGCAGCGAAGGCTCATTGCTAATCAGCAACAAGCACCTCCTCCACCGTCCTGTACAGGGCAGCAAGTACTGTTACAGCCTCAACAACCAGCCCAACCTATTCAAAACCAATTCGATAG GTTGAACTTAGTCGATGATCAGAGCGGGATGGCGACCGCTGTACAAAACCAACGCCGACAATCGGCTGACAGTCAAGACCCCAGGAATTATGGACAATCTAGGTCATTCAGGCTACTACAGATGATGACAGGAGGTGATGATGCCACAG ATTCCGCCTCACCCCAGCAAGTTGCAGGGCCTGGCAAACGAGAAGATGACGAGATGCGATTTACCGGACTTAGAAGGCCGGATAATCCCATTCCTTCTCGAGCTTTCCAAACATTACAAAAGATGACATCTGGCGGTGATGAATCTGCTGTATATTCACCATCAG ataatcgTTACCAAGAAGATGAATCTCAAGATCCTAATCAAGATGGACCAGTGGACATTCGATACAAGGGTGGATACATCCCTGGAAGATCTTTCAAGATGCTCCAAGAGATGACAGGAATGAACGAAGACGGAA CTCCCACAGGTACGGTTGTACCATCTGTACTTCATCAAAAGAGAGAACAACGAAAGCCACCGGCGCATCTTCATTTGAACATCAATCAGCCTCCTCCCCCTAAACAATTTCCTCAACCACAAGTCCCGGCTTCTCAACAAGCGTCCGAGCAAGGTCCTAAAATGTACACAGGAGGAAAGATACCGTCAAGGTCTTTCAGAATGCTACAAGCAATGACCGGGGAAAATGCAGATGGCCAAG gtGAAGAAGGTACAGATATGTAG